The proteins below come from a single Marinobacter sp. MDS2 genomic window:
- a CDS encoding dihydrolipoamide acetyltransferase family protein produces the protein MKNFRLPDLGEGLPEAEIVEWHVKVGDTVEVDQVLVSVETAKAIVEVPSPQAGVIAKLYGEAGDIIHTGEPLLAYEGDDEDSGTVVGKLESSAKGEGKTAQQDTFIVGAAASSKRARSNRATPGVRALAQQLGVSLESIKGSGPGGLITNDDVYKQASHQKQLGDAEALRGTRRTMAKNMALSHAQVVPVSIFEDVDVGDWKKGTDTTMRLVQAIGKACAAVPELNCWFDGDNLSRQLLDEVHVGIAVDTPEGLFVPVLRDITHRSLKDLRQGLENLRESVASRKIPPKEMQGATITLSNFGTMTGQYANPIVSPPQVAIVGAGRMRDKVVPYKGAATIRRILPLSLTFDHRAATGGEASRFLGALVDALSKAS, from the coding sequence ATGAAAAATTTCAGACTCCCAGATCTGGGTGAAGGCCTACCGGAAGCCGAAATTGTTGAGTGGCACGTGAAAGTGGGCGATACCGTAGAGGTGGATCAGGTGTTGGTCAGTGTGGAAACCGCCAAAGCCATTGTCGAAGTGCCTTCGCCGCAAGCGGGTGTGATTGCCAAGCTCTATGGCGAGGCTGGCGACATCATTCATACCGGTGAACCCTTGCTGGCCTATGAAGGTGATGATGAAGATTCCGGAACCGTTGTGGGCAAGCTGGAATCGTCAGCAAAGGGGGAGGGTAAAACGGCGCAGCAGGATACCTTCATTGTCGGCGCGGCTGCGTCCAGCAAGCGGGCTCGGTCGAATCGCGCGACGCCGGGAGTCCGGGCACTGGCTCAGCAGCTTGGGGTTAGCCTGGAAAGCATCAAAGGCAGTGGCCCGGGCGGGTTGATCACCAACGATGACGTATACAAGCAAGCCAGCCATCAGAAACAGCTGGGTGATGCCGAAGCGTTGCGAGGCACCCGCCGAACTATGGCCAAGAACATGGCACTGTCCCATGCCCAGGTTGTACCTGTGTCGATTTTTGAGGATGTGGATGTCGGCGACTGGAAGAAAGGTACAGACACCACCATGCGGCTGGTGCAGGCCATTGGCAAAGCCTGTGCCGCGGTTCCGGAACTCAATTGCTGGTTTGACGGCGACAACTTGAGCCGCCAACTGCTGGACGAAGTGCATGTTGGAATTGCGGTTGATACCCCTGAAGGCTTGTTTGTGCCGGTGTTGAGGGATATTACGCATCGCAGCTTAAAAGATTTGAGACAAGGCTTGGAAAATCTTAGAGAGTCGGTTGCCTCGCGGAAGATTCCCCCGAAGGAAATGCAGGGCGCGACCATTACCTTATCTAATTTCGGCACTATGACCGGGCAGTACGCCAACCCCATCGTCAGTCCGCCTCAGGTAGCGATTGTCGGCGCGGGCCGCATGCGAGACAAGGTTGTTCCTTACAAGGGTGCTGCGACTATTCGTCGCATTCTTCCCTTGTCGCTTACCTTCGATCACCGGGCGGCAACGGGCGGGGAAGCCTCGCGGTTTCTTGGAGCGCTGGTTGATGCTTTGAGTAAAGCTAGCTGA
- a CDS encoding CPBP family intramembrane glutamic endopeptidase, translating into MTQRQGSSISPVTALLFQGGIGVVGALAIWLFDIPLLTADLGLVKSFAFGAVGAMVTYLFLLQLTKLTWLFPDNLSEQMQALYEFAGSYRWPTLVLLSLLAGVGEELLFRGAIQGWLLQHTGPWTSVMAASLLFGLVHYVSLTYFVMATGLGLILGASYQLSGSLIMVMVWHAVYDILALYFLLNYPSWFGVRR; encoded by the coding sequence ATGACCCAGCGCCAAGGCTCTTCCATCTCCCCCGTCACCGCCCTGTTATTTCAGGGCGGTATTGGAGTGGTCGGAGCCTTGGCAATATGGCTGTTTGACATCCCGCTCCTGACGGCAGATTTGGGCCTGGTGAAATCGTTCGCCTTCGGCGCTGTCGGGGCCATGGTCACATACCTGTTCCTGTTGCAGCTCACCAAACTCACCTGGCTGTTCCCGGATAACCTCAGTGAGCAAATGCAGGCGCTGTATGAGTTTGCCGGGAGTTACCGTTGGCCGACGCTCGTGTTGTTGTCGTTGCTGGCCGGTGTCGGGGAAGAATTGTTATTTCGAGGTGCCATACAGGGTTGGTTGTTGCAGCATACCGGGCCCTGGACCTCGGTGATGGCCGCGTCACTGTTGTTTGGTCTGGTGCACTACGTTTCTCTGACGTATTTCGTTATGGCTACCGGGTTGGGATTGATCTTGGGCGCCAGCTATCAGCTCAGTGGCAGTTTGATTATGGTGATGGTTTGGCATGCGGTTTACGATATCCTGGCACTGTATTTTCTGTTGAATTACCCTTCTTGGTTTGGCGTTCGCCGATAA
- a CDS encoding universal stress protein, with protein MYQNILVPVDLSHLDKLAKTLNTAIDMAKHYQARLCYVSVTNSTPGAAAHNPKELASKLSEFADEQGASHGIQASAMVLESVDTAVELDDKLLQAIKDTDTDLVVMASHPPGLGDALHLLRSNAAEIVKHSKISVFVVR; from the coding sequence ATGTACCAGAACATTCTCGTTCCTGTTGACCTCAGCCACTTGGACAAACTGGCGAAAACCCTCAACACCGCCATCGACATGGCCAAGCATTATCAAGCCAGGCTCTGCTACGTCTCCGTCACAAACAGCACGCCCGGCGCAGCAGCTCATAACCCAAAGGAACTCGCCAGCAAACTCAGCGAGTTTGCCGATGAACAAGGGGCATCTCACGGTATACAAGCCAGTGCCATGGTACTTGAATCGGTGGATACCGCTGTCGAGCTCGATGACAAGCTGCTACAGGCGATTAAAGATACGGACACCGATCTTGTTGTCATGGCGTCACACCCACCGGGGTTGGGTGATGCGCTGCACCTGCTGAGATCTAACGCGGCCGAGATCGTCAAGCACAGCAAAATCTCGGTGTTCGTGGTGCGCTAA
- a CDS encoding OsmC domain/YcaO domain-containing protein, with the protein MEIKVNYLDNLRLEAKFDDFTVVSDQPVRYKGDGSAPGPFDYFLASSAMCAAYFVKVYCNARDIPTDNIRLSQNNIVDPENRYKQIFKIQVELPEDISDKDRQGIIRSIDRCTVKKVVQTGPDFQIEVVENLDEDAQSLLNVGSSDNTSTYIEGKDLPLEQTIANMTGILADLGMKIEIASWRNIVPHVWSLHVRDTAAHMCFTNGKGATKEAALASALGEFIERLNCNFFYNDQYFGQDVANSEFVHYPNEKWFQPGPEGELPEGILDDYCLGIYNPDGELLGTHLFDTNSGTPERGICSIPYVRQSDGETVYFPSNLIENLFLSNGMSAGNTLQEAQVQCLSEILERAVKKEIIENEIALPDVPDEVLAKYPDIVEGLNALEEQGFPVLVKDASLGGQFPVISVTVMNPKTGGVFACFGAHPSFQVALERSLTELMQGRSFEGLNDLPAPTFNTMAVTEPNNYVEHFIDSSGVVSWRFFSAKSDYDFVEWDFSGTNEEEAKALFGILSDMGKECYMAVFEDLGAPVCRILVPGYSEVYPVEDLVWDNTNMALAFREDILNLHRLNEDELTSLVERLEEAELDVYMTIVTLIGIEFDENTVWGQLTILELKLLIYLALGELEEALELVEMFRQFNDNTVERGLFYQAMQAALEATLDEELELEDYLYNFRRMFGSEVMDAVVGSIDGSVRFYGLEETSMNLEGLDRHLKMIESYKKLHAARAKAAGI; encoded by the coding sequence ATGGAAATCAAAGTCAATTATCTCGACAACCTGAGGCTCGAGGCCAAATTCGACGACTTTACCGTCGTCTCAGACCAGCCTGTTCGCTACAAAGGGGATGGATCTGCGCCCGGCCCGTTTGATTATTTTCTGGCTTCTTCAGCCATGTGTGCCGCTTACTTTGTAAAGGTTTACTGCAACGCCCGGGACATCCCGACCGACAACATCCGTCTGTCCCAGAACAATATTGTAGACCCGGAAAACCGCTACAAACAGATCTTCAAAATCCAGGTGGAGTTGCCGGAAGACATTTCCGACAAAGACCGCCAGGGCATTATCCGCTCCATCGACCGCTGTACCGTAAAGAAAGTGGTACAAACCGGCCCGGACTTTCAGATTGAAGTGGTGGAAAACCTGGATGAAGACGCCCAGTCCCTGCTGAACGTTGGCTCCAGCGACAATACAAGTACCTACATTGAAGGCAAAGATCTGCCCCTTGAGCAGACCATTGCCAACATGACCGGCATCCTTGCGGATCTGGGCATGAAGATCGAGATCGCTTCCTGGCGCAACATAGTGCCCCACGTTTGGTCTTTGCACGTTCGCGATACGGCGGCGCACATGTGCTTCACCAATGGCAAAGGTGCCACCAAAGAAGCCGCGCTGGCATCCGCACTGGGCGAGTTCATCGAGCGCTTGAATTGCAACTTCTTCTATAACGACCAGTACTTCGGTCAGGACGTTGCCAACAGCGAGTTCGTGCATTACCCGAACGAGAAGTGGTTCCAGCCGGGTCCCGAGGGCGAACTGCCTGAAGGCATTCTGGACGACTACTGCCTGGGCATCTACAACCCCGACGGCGAATTGCTGGGCACACATCTGTTCGACACCAACTCAGGCACACCTGAACGTGGCATTTGCAGCATTCCCTATGTGCGCCAGTCCGACGGAGAAACCGTTTATTTCCCGTCTAACCTGATCGAGAACCTGTTCCTAAGCAACGGCATGAGCGCCGGTAACACATTGCAGGAAGCGCAGGTCCAATGCCTGTCAGAAATCCTCGAGCGCGCCGTCAAGAAAGAGATCATCGAGAACGAAATCGCTCTACCGGACGTGCCGGATGAAGTGCTGGCCAAATACCCGGATATCGTGGAAGGCCTGAATGCGCTGGAAGAACAGGGTTTTCCGGTGTTGGTCAAAGACGCCTCTCTGGGCGGCCAATTCCCGGTTATCTCGGTCACGGTGATGAATCCGAAAACCGGCGGTGTCTTTGCCTGCTTTGGCGCCCACCCCAGTTTCCAGGTGGCACTGGAGCGCAGCCTCACTGAATTGATGCAGGGCCGAAGCTTTGAAGGTCTGAACGATCTGCCGGCACCCACCTTCAATACCATGGCGGTCACGGAACCCAACAACTACGTGGAACACTTCATCGATTCCAGCGGTGTCGTGTCCTGGCGTTTTTTCAGTGCCAAATCCGACTACGACTTTGTGGAATGGGACTTCTCCGGCACCAACGAAGAAGAAGCCAAAGCGCTGTTCGGTATCCTCTCCGACATGGGCAAGGAATGCTACATGGCAGTCTTTGAAGACCTTGGCGCTCCGGTTTGCCGGATTCTGGTACCCGGGTACTCCGAAGTGTACCCGGTGGAAGACCTGGTCTGGGACAACACCAACATGGCGCTGGCCTTCCGGGAAGACATTCTCAACCTGCACCGCTTGAACGAAGACGAGTTAACGAGTCTGGTGGAGCGTTTGGAAGAAGCCGAGCTGGATGTCTACATGACGATCGTTACGCTGATCGGCATCGAGTTTGATGAGAACACCGTGTGGGGCCAGCTCACTATTCTGGAGCTGAAACTGCTGATCTATCTGGCTCTGGGTGAACTCGAAGAAGCACTGGAACTGGTCGAGATGTTCCGACAGTTTAACGACAACACGGTGGAGCGCGGCTTGTTCTATCAGGCCATGCAGGCCGCTCTGGAAGCCACACTGGACGAAGAACTGGAATTGGAAGATTACCTGTATAACTTCCGCCGCATGTTCGGCAGCGAAGTGATGGATGCGGTAGTCGGCTCCATCGATGGTTCAGTTCGCTTCTACGGGCTGGAAGAAACCAGCATGAACCTGGAAGGCCTGGACAGGCATTTGAAGATGATCGAGAGCTACAAGAAGCTGCACGCGGCAAGAGCCAAAGCCGCAGGCATTTAA
- a CDS encoding SelT/SelW/SelH family protein: MATRVTLHYCTGCNWLLRSAWMAQELLTTFDGMIDELTLKPGTGGIFEVYVNDTRIWSRKEQGGFPDIKQLKQRVRDQIAPEHSLGHTDAHSPQSGSTP; the protein is encoded by the coding sequence ATGGCAACGCGCGTCACGCTTCACTATTGCACCGGCTGCAACTGGCTATTGCGCTCGGCCTGGATGGCCCAGGAGCTGCTAACCACCTTCGACGGAATGATTGACGAACTCACCCTGAAACCGGGCACGGGCGGTATTTTCGAGGTGTATGTCAACGACACCCGAATCTGGTCGCGCAAAGAGCAAGGGGGCTTTCCGGACATCAAACAGCTGAAACAACGGGTTCGCGATCAGATCGCCCCGGAGCACTCTCTGGGGCATACCGATGCCCACTCACCGCAATCAGGCTCTACCCCCTGA
- a CDS encoding DUF4442 domain-containing protein — protein sequence MNSTIRRWFASASSMRHVMNTFAPYLGAGIKATHIADDFSTATVEMKQRWYNTNYVGTHFGGSLYSMVDPMYMLLLMRKLGNDYVVWDKAASIEFVRPGKGRVTAHFELTDEKLEEIRQATADGDKYLPEWTLDVVDDSGEVVARVNKVLYVRKKKARAKS from the coding sequence ATGAATTCAACAATTCGACGCTGGTTTGCCAGTGCCAGCTCCATGCGTCACGTGATGAATACGTTTGCGCCCTACCTGGGGGCCGGCATCAAGGCCACCCATATTGCGGATGACTTCTCCACCGCCACGGTGGAAATGAAGCAACGTTGGTATAACACCAACTATGTGGGAACCCACTTTGGTGGTTCGCTCTACAGCATGGTTGATCCGATGTACATGCTGCTGCTCATGCGCAAATTGGGCAATGATTATGTGGTGTGGGACAAAGCGGCGAGCATTGAATTTGTCAGGCCGGGGAAGGGGCGTGTTACGGCTCACTTTGAGCTGACCGATGAAAAGCTCGAGGAGATCCGGCAGGCAACCGCAGACGGTGATAAGTACCTGCCTGAATGGACCCTCGATGTTGTTGATGATTCCGGGGAGGTTGTCGCCAGAGTCAATAAAGTGCTGTACGTCCGCAAGAAGAAAGCCCGGGCCAAGAGCTGA
- a CDS encoding copper chaperone PCu(A)C, translating to MIQRNSLTTALLLSCSILAPQAVAADHQHHNGHPANGAIEVHNAWSRPTPPGTPMGVGYMTITNNGADEVRLVGAESPRAGHVSIHETSMHEGMMRMQTLANGLEIPAGSTVELKPRSYHLMLEQLTKPLMEGEAIPVQLDFENAEDVTVKLDVQPLDAKVMDHSHHSGMDH from the coding sequence ATGATCCAACGGAATTCCCTGACAACCGCCTTATTGCTGTCCTGTTCCATTCTGGCACCCCAGGCCGTGGCAGCAGATCATCAGCATCATAATGGTCACCCTGCAAACGGTGCCATCGAAGTTCATAATGCCTGGAGCCGCCCGACACCTCCGGGCACGCCAATGGGCGTGGGTTACATGACCATCACAAATAACGGAGCTGACGAAGTGCGACTGGTCGGGGCGGAAAGCCCCCGAGCTGGCCATGTCTCGATCCACGAAACCTCGATGCATGAAGGTATGATGCGTATGCAAACGCTTGCCAACGGTTTGGAAATTCCGGCAGGCAGCACGGTGGAGTTAAAGCCCCGCAGTTACCACCTGATGCTGGAGCAGCTGACAAAGCCCCTGATGGAAGGTGAAGCGATTCCGGTCCAGCTGGATTTCGAAAATGCGGAAGATGTTACCGTCAAGCTGGACGTTCAGCCCTTAGATGCCAAGGTCATGGATCACTCGCATCATTCAGGGATGGATCACTGA
- a CDS encoding alpha-ketoacid dehydrogenase subunit beta translates to MSQSDVRDVTLVEAVNMALHWEMAQDENVVVLGEDIATNGGVFRATLGLKDAFGFKRVMDTPLAENLIAGTAIGMSTQGLKPVAEFQFMGFIYPAMEQIVCHASRMRNRTRGRLHCPLVFRAPFGGGIHAPEHHSESTEALFAHIPGLRVVIPSSPQRAYGLLLAAIRDPDPVIFLEPKRIYRAVTQSVDNNGEALPLDTCFTLREGDDVTLITWGPCVMESLQAADKLAEQGVGCEVIDVATVSPLDRETLLCSVAKTGRAVIVHEACRNGGVGAEIAASIAESAFLDLQAPVIRVTGYDTVMPYYRNEQNYLPKVEDIVHAVEQVIGL, encoded by the coding sequence ATGAGCCAGTCAGACGTTCGTGATGTGACCCTGGTCGAAGCGGTCAATATGGCTTTGCACTGGGAAATGGCGCAAGACGAAAACGTGGTGGTGTTGGGCGAAGACATTGCGACCAATGGCGGGGTGTTCCGGGCGACCTTGGGCCTGAAAGACGCTTTCGGTTTCAAGCGGGTGATGGATACACCGCTGGCGGAAAACCTGATTGCCGGTACCGCGATTGGCATGTCAACACAGGGCTTGAAGCCAGTAGCGGAATTCCAGTTTATGGGATTCATCTATCCGGCGATGGAGCAGATCGTTTGTCACGCCAGCCGTATGCGCAATCGCACCCGAGGGCGGCTGCATTGCCCGCTGGTGTTCCGGGCCCCGTTCGGCGGTGGCATTCATGCTCCGGAACACCATTCCGAAAGTACCGAAGCGTTATTCGCCCATATCCCCGGCTTGAGGGTGGTGATTCCCAGTTCTCCGCAGCGTGCATACGGCCTTTTGCTGGCGGCCATTCGAGATCCGGACCCGGTGATCTTCCTTGAGCCTAAACGGATTTACCGGGCTGTTACCCAAAGCGTTGATAACAATGGCGAAGCGCTGCCACTGGACACGTGTTTTACCTTGCGAGAAGGCGACGACGTCACCCTGATTACCTGGGGCCCGTGTGTCATGGAATCTCTTCAAGCGGCTGATAAATTAGCCGAACAAGGTGTGGGGTGTGAGGTGATCGACGTGGCGACCGTCAGCCCGTTGGATCGGGAAACGTTACTTTGCTCGGTGGCTAAAACGGGCAGGGCGGTGATCGTCCATGAAGCGTGCCGCAATGGGGGTGTCGGTGCCGAGATTGCCGCGTCTATTGCGGAATCCGCTTTTCTGGATTTACAGGCGCCGGTCATCAGAGTGACCGGCTACGACACGGTGATGCCTTACTACCGGAACGAACAGAATTATTTGCCAAAAGTAGAAGACATCGTGCACGCCGTTGAGCAGGTGATCGGGTTGTAG
- a CDS encoding diacylglycerol kinase family protein has translation MAHWLVDSPGSGDGTRNADFWLEHLQAQGITDVEVCHLDEQEKWRGRVSKGDCLMAAGGDGTVNGVAEICLEADAILAVLPSGTANDFARNLNIPAEPEQIARLVADGPIQKVDVAVAGERMFLNVAHIGLGTLPAREADSPTKKWLGQFSYMATLFRQIGEQRGFHAEIQTDKSAMKGRWLSIAIASGAFFGGGHEIPEAAANDGQLNIVAVKPRPMLQLLFAFLMVRLNGETPRRTSTVVQVKSPVCQVHTQQTKPVTVDGDEAGTTPFEAVCKQGVLRVIGREVVQAGNTR, from the coding sequence ATGGCCCATTGGCTTGTGGACAGTCCCGGGTCTGGAGACGGAACCCGGAATGCAGATTTCTGGCTTGAGCATTTGCAAGCGCAGGGGATAACCGATGTCGAAGTTTGCCATCTGGATGAGCAGGAGAAGTGGCGCGGCCGGGTGTCTAAAGGCGATTGCCTGATGGCGGCCGGAGGCGATGGCACGGTTAACGGTGTCGCTGAAATTTGTCTGGAAGCCGATGCGATTTTGGCCGTGCTGCCGTCCGGAACGGCCAACGATTTTGCCAGGAACCTGAACATCCCGGCAGAGCCGGAGCAAATTGCCAGGCTGGTTGCTGACGGGCCGATCCAAAAGGTTGATGTTGCCGTGGCTGGCGAGCGGATGTTTTTGAACGTTGCCCACATCGGGCTGGGTACCTTGCCGGCCCGCGAGGCGGATTCACCGACTAAAAAATGGTTGGGCCAGTTCAGTTATATGGCCACGCTTTTTCGTCAGATTGGTGAACAGCGAGGGTTTCACGCGGAAATACAAACGGATAAATCGGCGATGAAAGGTCGCTGGTTGTCGATTGCGATCGCCTCGGGCGCTTTTTTTGGTGGCGGGCATGAAATTCCCGAAGCCGCCGCCAACGATGGTCAATTGAATATCGTGGCGGTGAAACCGAGGCCCATGTTGCAGTTACTCTTTGCCTTCTTGATGGTTCGGCTGAACGGAGAAACACCAAGACGAACCAGTACCGTGGTTCAGGTGAAAAGCCCGGTGTGCCAGGTGCACACGCAACAAACGAAACCCGTTACCGTGGATGGCGACGAAGCCGGTACCACACCGTTCGAAGCGGTCTGTAAACAAGGCGTGCTAAGAGTGATTGGAAGGGAAGTGGTGCAGGCCGGAAATACGCGCTAA
- the pdhA gene encoding pyruvate dehydrogenase (acetyl-transferring) E1 component subunit alpha: MREILEFHVDSTRYLDDDGTPLGDLPSQAGNTERVLAAYRNMVLARTLDSKAIALQRTGKCGTYPSVLGHEVIGTAIGQSMAKTDVFVPYYRDQAAHLLRGVSLKELLLYWGGDERGCAWQNCPEDLPIAVPIATQCGHAVGVASAFRIRGENRAVVCCIGDGGTSKGDFMESLNLAGAWHLPVVFVVINNQWAISTPRSLQSGAETIAQKAIGAGLPGHIVDGNDYFACAEALENALKRAHDGKGAAVIEAVTYRLGDHTTADDATRYRSAEELKQAWEKDGVKRLQNWLYSNDLWSPDQEKALQAETKKTIDEAVEAYLATEAEPPTAMLDYLFESLPTALQGQREQIANKYRGGPA, from the coding sequence ATGAGAGAAATTCTTGAGTTTCATGTGGATAGCACGCGCTATCTGGATGATGACGGCACGCCACTCGGTGACTTGCCGAGCCAGGCCGGTAACACAGAGCGTGTGCTGGCTGCCTACCGAAATATGGTGCTGGCACGCACCTTGGATTCCAAAGCGATTGCGCTTCAACGTACCGGCAAATGTGGTACTTATCCTTCTGTGCTTGGCCATGAAGTGATTGGCACGGCCATTGGCCAGAGCATGGCCAAGACCGATGTCTTTGTACCCTATTATCGCGATCAAGCTGCCCATCTTCTTCGGGGCGTATCGCTGAAAGAATTGTTGCTGTATTGGGGGGGCGACGAGCGCGGGTGTGCGTGGCAGAACTGCCCCGAAGATTTACCCATTGCTGTTCCGATTGCCACTCAGTGCGGCCACGCCGTGGGCGTTGCATCGGCATTTCGCATTCGCGGCGAGAACCGGGCCGTTGTTTGTTGCATCGGCGATGGCGGCACCTCGAAAGGCGACTTTATGGAAAGCCTGAATCTGGCCGGCGCCTGGCATTTACCCGTGGTCTTCGTTGTTATTAACAACCAATGGGCCATTTCGACCCCGCGCAGTCTGCAAAGCGGCGCTGAAACCATCGCCCAGAAAGCCATTGGCGCCGGATTGCCCGGCCACATTGTCGATGGCAACGATTACTTCGCCTGCGCAGAAGCTTTAGAAAACGCCCTCAAACGCGCCCACGACGGCAAGGGAGCCGCTGTTATTGAAGCCGTAACCTATCGGCTGGGTGACCACACCACCGCCGACGACGCTACTCGTTACCGCAGTGCCGAAGAGCTTAAGCAGGCTTGGGAAAAGGACGGAGTCAAACGCCTGCAAAACTGGTTGTACAGCAATGATCTGTGGAGCCCGGATCAGGAAAAGGCGTTGCAGGCCGAAACCAAAAAGACGATCGATGAGGCCGTAGAAGCCTATTTGGCGACAGAGGCCGAACCACCCACCGCAATGCTCGACTATTTGTTTGAAAGCCTGCCGACGGCGTTGCAAGGGCAGCGGGAACAGATCGCCAACAAGTATCGTGGAGGTCCGGCATGA
- a CDS encoding LysE/ArgO family amino acid transporter, whose protein sequence is MFESYLTGLFVGGGLIVAIGAQNAYVLSQSIRREHHWWSAGVCTISDIVLFTLGMFGVSAALTAMPQGLEILRWLGVVFLGWLAVQAFIRVGWGRAALTAKQQEGRSLKGVLLTTLAVTLLNPQVYLDTLLLVPAVGAQQSSTNGFLVGASSASVLWFGGLAWFGSSMAPILSRPRVWRVIDGLIGVMMLVIAMQLALMGLQ, encoded by the coding sequence GTGTTTGAAAGCTATTTGACCGGTTTGTTTGTGGGTGGTGGCCTTATCGTGGCTATCGGTGCCCAGAATGCCTATGTGCTCAGTCAGTCCATTCGTCGAGAGCATCATTGGTGGTCGGCCGGGGTGTGCACAATATCGGATATTGTGTTGTTTACGCTCGGAATGTTTGGTGTATCCGCCGCGTTGACAGCCATGCCGCAGGGGCTGGAGATTCTGCGTTGGTTGGGTGTGGTGTTTTTAGGCTGGCTGGCGGTTCAGGCATTCATTCGGGTTGGCTGGGGGCGAGCGGCGCTGACCGCAAAGCAGCAAGAAGGGCGCAGTTTGAAAGGCGTCTTGCTGACCACACTGGCAGTGACACTGCTGAATCCACAGGTGTATTTAGACACCTTGCTGTTAGTGCCTGCGGTGGGAGCTCAACAGTCAAGTACCAACGGGTTTTTGGTCGGTGCCAGCAGTGCGTCTGTGTTGTGGTTCGGTGGGCTGGCGTGGTTCGGGTCGTCGATGGCGCCGATTCTGTCTCGCCCGAGGGTTTGGCGCGTTATCGACGGCTTGATCGGCGTGATGATGCTTGTGATTGCAATGCAGTTAGCGCTAATGGGGCTGCAATAA
- a CDS encoding crotonase/enoyl-CoA hydratase family protein has protein sequence MSELANYESFNVEVKDHVAHVQFSRPEAMNSMNKAFWLELPRCVQDIEASTNARVIVISSTGKHFSAGMDLAVFSDPKSVPMSGDPGRMAENLRRVVLQLQDTLTSLEKVRLPVLAAVHGGCIGGALDLVCAADSRYCTKDAYFTIKETELGMTADVGTLQRLPKLMPEGVVRELAYTGRKFGAEEAQRLGFVNSVYDSQEEMVEAVLGIAAQIAANSPLAVTGCKEMLNFSRDHSVEDSLKYMATWQAGMFRPTDMMKTFQAKAQKQAPDYDDLFPIKDLFAN, from the coding sequence GTGTCGGAACTCGCCAACTACGAAAGCTTTAATGTTGAAGTCAAAGACCACGTTGCGCACGTGCAGTTCAGTCGCCCAGAAGCCATGAACTCCATGAACAAGGCCTTCTGGTTGGAGCTGCCTCGCTGCGTGCAAGATATTGAAGCCAGCACCAACGCCCGGGTGATCGTTATTTCTTCTACGGGTAAGCATTTTTCTGCCGGCATGGATCTGGCCGTGTTCTCCGATCCGAAATCCGTACCGATGAGCGGTGATCCCGGTCGTATGGCAGAAAACCTGCGCCGTGTGGTGCTGCAGCTGCAAGATACACTGACGTCTCTGGAAAAGGTGCGTTTACCTGTGTTGGCGGCGGTTCACGGTGGATGTATTGGTGGCGCGCTGGATTTGGTGTGTGCGGCGGACAGCCGTTACTGCACCAAAGATGCCTATTTCACCATTAAAGAAACCGAGCTCGGCATGACGGCTGACGTGGGTACGCTGCAGCGTCTTCCGAAGTTGATGCCTGAAGGTGTCGTGCGCGAGCTGGCCTACACCGGCCGGAAGTTTGGTGCCGAAGAAGCCCAGCGTCTTGGTTTTGTGAACAGTGTGTACGACAGTCAGGAAGAAATGGTCGAGGCCGTGCTGGGGATCGCCGCACAAATTGCTGCCAATTCGCCGCTGGCGGTGACCGGCTGCAAGGAAATGCTGAACTTCAGCCGTGACCACAGTGTTGAAGACAGCCTGAAGTACATGGCCACCTGGCAGGCGGGTATGTTCCGTCCGACCGATATGATGAAAACCTTCCAGGCCAAAGCCCAGAAGCAGGCGCCGGACTATGACGATCTGTTCCCGATCAAGGATCTGTTCGCTAACTGA